A stretch of DNA from Candidatus Zixiibacteriota bacterium:
ATTACCAATCTCATCGAGATAGAGCGTACCGCCGTTGGCCGCCACAAATCTGCCGTCCCTGGCAACAGTCTGAGTAGCGGCACCATGCTCCACTCCGAATAGCTCGGCTTCGATCATGGTCTCTGGGATCGCCGCACAGTTGAGTTTGACCAGGGCATGCTCGGATCGGAGACTCTGTGAGTGAATCATCTGGCACAGGATCTCCTTACCAGTACCGCTTTCCCCGACCAGGAGTACCGGTGCGTCGGTCTTGGCTATCGCACCCAACTTCCCAAGCAACTCTTCAATCGAGCGATTCCTCGTTACAAACGTCCCGGAGTATCCCAGGCGTCCCAGGTCGCGCTGCAGTTCGACATTGGCAAATCGCAGGTTGCAAAAACTATCCACCGTGGCCAGCGCTACTGCGATCACGTTGGCGATGGTCAGGATGTATGTGATGTCCTCTTTATCAAAAAGCGTCGGAATCGCATGATGGTCGAGGTAGAGAACGCCAAGTGTTTCTTCGTCGTAGGTAAGCGGTACCGCCATCACCGACATGATGTTGTGCAACAGCACGCTCCGGAACTGGTTGGTTCGTTTGTCCTCGAGGGCGTTCTCGATAATGAGGGGCATCGCGTCGCGCACGACGGCGGACGGTACATTGCGACTGATATCCAGTATATCGGTCAGGCTCTGATCGTCGCAATTGACAGAAGCCGCGATATGCAGCTTGGCTGGGCCGCGCGACGTGAGGAGCAGCACGCCTCGCTCCGCGCCGGACTGATCAACTGCAAACTGAACCAAGCGCTGCAAGGATTCGCGGTAATCTCCGATTCCCTTGAGTATCTTGGACATGTCGTGAAACGATGAAATGAGCTGACTCTCATGGTCCTCGGTCGTACCTGTCGAATTCAGTAGTTCTTGGATCCGGCCCGCCAGCAAGTTGTTGCCAAGAGCCTGTGCCAGCCGCAGAGACTGACGCAGAAACTTGCGGGCATGGCGGGGCTGGGCCTGTTCGCGATACAGTGCGGCCAGCTTCATCCCTGTCACGAGGGCAAGAAAGTTCTGCTGAGCCGCAAGCATTATTCGGAAGGCTTCTTTGAAAGAAGCCAGTCTTGCCCGCGGACCGGCGGTGGACTGACCATCGTGAATCACCGCCGCCAGGGCTGCAAAGACCGGCACCCGTGACTTGTCGACAGGCTTAAGAAGACTCTCCACTGCCGCAAGATCCTGCGGACCAAGAGAGTGTGACTCTTGCACCAATACGTGATAATACCCGACTGCGGCGTAGTACCGACATCGCAATTGAGCCAGACGTCCGGATGCCGCGGTGATCTCGGCCGTCAGATCCGTCGGTCCGATGTAGTGCCGGCACAACAAGACGAGCATGCGAATCTCAGCGAGCGATGCTTCATCTTGCAAGTGCTCGAACTTCAATATCGCCGTTTCGGCAAATCCACGACACTGAGTGAGATTTCCCTCCATCAATGCCGCCTCACACAACACGTGGTAAGCCTTGGCGATGGTCTTGGTCGCTTCACCTTCCTCGACCAGTTCGAGCGCCCGATAGGCCGCTTCCTTTGCTGCGGCCAGTTCACCAAAGTTGAGCTTCAGAAACGCAAGTTGCTGGTAGTGCGTGATCATGGTCGTTCTGCCGCCGGTAGCCGACGCTGCCTCAAGCGTTCGCTGCATCCAGTAGTCGGCTTTCTGCCGCTCGGCCAGGCGGGTATAGGAGGTGGCAAGATTGTAACAGATGATGGCGAACGATGACCGGTTGCCGCTGCTGTCGGCGTGCTTCATCGACTGCTTGCTTACACGGAGGACAGACTCGTGGTCTCCGAAATCGCTCAGAAGTACGGCAAACCCCACGAATATCGGGAGCACACGTCCCGTGATCGAATGCTCCTCCGCCACCTGTATGGCCTTTGCCACTTCTCGTCTGGCGGCATCGAACTGGCCACGGTACCAGTACAGCATCCCCTGCGTGTAAAGCGCCATTGCCAGAGTCTCGGCGAACCCGTTCTGACGGCAGTGACCGATGACGCTGTCGAGTAATTCCTGCGACCGCTGGTACTCTCGTTGCGATATGAGGAGCCAGGCGTGGATACGGCGAAAGGCCTCTCGCGCCTCTTGGTCGGTTGTCTCCTCGACATACGGTGAGAGAGATGCCACCACTGCCTGGGCGCGATTGAGTCGCCCAGTGTTCAGCAACACCGGAAGTAGACGAAGCGCCGCTCCAAGCCGCCCGGCGCCGTTCAATTGGGGGAGCGCATACAGTGTCTCGAAATGTTCCGCCGCTTGGCTCAATCGACCGAGTTGGTTCGCAATCCGC
This window harbors:
- a CDS encoding sigma 54-interacting transcriptional regulator, with the translated sequence MKHPVSKAFRFQKLLSENSACQTWLASHAENGLAAIVKSSTSPLATEPAAARQLLLQSFRLQGALRWPRVVRARRKVTENDVLFIEYPYLDTANWQELTPALLWSQLEWILPEICCIVDYVHQMGYVHGDLKLANFLVRLHGRPQVRLVDLDFLCPIDSKLSAKVFGTPERIAPEILANERIVAQSDNYSLGRELQSVLSLLSTSTELSGAANDALREKISWLAEKLVAEDYLQRPRVLLAALVNIGLLDKQRHADIIKVLLRQIVRSRRAQIDKKELLKRAGFADFVRRQCRVMGLSDELLEAFSDAAQRSELRTFRILGELIHRASVEQNGDYWHLPADDQLLEATYSALQAVADGRPRTSPGSADNGGDAAHLMARAPMHEQSGHLEQAYLSYRAGLRLLQNTGSTDQIVVLLEQAGRIANQLGRLSQAAEHFETLYALPQLNGAGRLGAALRLLPVLLNTGRLNRAQAVVASLSPYVEETTDQEAREAFRRIHAWLLISQREYQRSQELLDSVIGHCRQNGFAETLAMALYTQGMLYWYRGQFDAARREVAKAIQVAEEHSITGRVLPIFVGFAVLLSDFGDHESVLRVSKQSMKHADSSGNRSSFAIICYNLATSYTRLAERQKADYWMQRTLEAASATGGRTTMITHYQQLAFLKLNFGELAAAKEAAYRALELVEEGEATKTIAKAYHVLCEAALMEGNLTQCRGFAETAILKFEHLQDEASLAEIRMLVLLCRHYIGPTDLTAEITAASGRLAQLRCRYYAAVGYYHVLVQESHSLGPQDLAAVESLLKPVDKSRVPVFAALAAVIHDGQSTAGPRARLASFKEAFRIMLAAQQNFLALVTGMKLAALYREQAQPRHARKFLRQSLRLAQALGNNLLAGRIQELLNSTGTTEDHESQLISSFHDMSKILKGIGDYRESLQRLVQFAVDQSGAERGVLLLTSRGPAKLHIAASVNCDDQSLTDILDISRNVPSAVVRDAMPLIIENALEDKRTNQFRSVLLHNIMSVMAVPLTYDEETLGVLYLDHHAIPTLFDKEDITYILTIANVIAVALATVDSFCNLRFANVELQRDLGRLGYSGTFVTRNRSIEELLGKLGAIAKTDAPVLLVGESGTGKEILCQMIHSQSLRSEHALVKLNCAAIPETMIEAELFGVEHGAATQTVARDGRFVAANGGTLYLDEIGNMPLSVQMKVLRVLEYQQFEKVGSNRPIQTDVRFIYATNMDLSQMIIDKTFREDLLYRINTFMIEIPPLRERPDDIPLLIEHFLQIHATGKKAPIFTNQVIEAMMRYSWPGNVRQLKNAVERCCILYPGERITAAMLPAEIVQPGSAGPVQDQAAAGAEIARLRQALADSGWNLSATARALNMPLTTLRRKIKKYGIRKNR